TGACGGCGCTGCAGCCGCGTGCCGGCACCAGCCCTGTCCTGCTCGTCATGCTGGTGGCGCAACTGGCGATGGTGTGGCCGCCGCTGCGGGTGGTGGCGATGGCGCTGGCCATGAACGCGATCATGTACGCGTTGTTCGTGCGCGCCGGCTTCGACAACGCGCTGCTGTCGATCGTCGTCTACGCCAGCTTCCAGGCGTTTGCCGCGCTCACCGCCTATTACGCGCGCAGTGCCGAGCGCGCGCGCGACGCATTGGCCTACGTCAACGCCGACCTGCTGGCCACTCGCGCATTGCTGGCCGACAGCGCGCGCGATGCCGAGCGGCTGCGGCTGGCGCGCGAGCTGCACGACGTGGCCGGGCACAAGCTCACCGCCATGCGCATCAATCTGCGCCTGCTCGTCGCCGACTCCGCAATGGCAGGGCGCGACGACATCCGGGTGGTGGAGCAGCTGTCTGCCGAACTGTTGTCGGACATCCGCAACGTGGTGCAGTCCCTGCGCGATGATCAGGGCCTGGACCTGCAGACCGCTTTGCGCGCGCTGGCCGCACCGTTCCCACGCCCGACCCTGCGGCTGCAGATCGATGCCGACGTGCGTGTGACCGATGCCCGCGTGGCCGAGCTGCTGCTGCGGCTGGTACAGGAGGCACTGACCAACGCCGTACGGCATGCCGATGCCACCGAAGTGGCCGTGCACCTGCAGTGCCAGGACGCGCAGCTGCGCGTGGATATCCACGACGACGGCCACCGCGCCGAGCGCATCCGCGAGGGCAACGGCATCACCGGCATGCGCGAGCGGCTGGCGGCCCTGCACGGCCAGCTGCAGCTGGAGCGCACCGCGCAGGGCGGCATGCATCTGATTGCTACACTGCCGCGATGAGTCCACTCCGAATCGCCCTGGCCGACGACCAGGTCCTGGTCCGCGCCGGCCTGCGCGCCTTGCTGCAGCAGCAAGGCGTGGAGGTGGTCTGCGAGGCCGACGACGGGGAGGGCCTGCTGGACGCGCTGGGCACCACCACGGTGGACGTGGTGCTCAGCGATATCCGCATGCCCGGCATCGACGGCATCCAGGCGCTGGAGCAGCTGCGCGCCCGCGGCGACCGCACCCCGGTGCTGCTGCTCACCACCTTCGACGACGGCGACCTGCTGCTGCGTGCCACCGACGCCGGCGCGCAGGGCTTCCTGCTCAAGGACGCCGCCCCGGAAGACCTGCGCGACGCCATCGCCCGGGTCGCCGCCGGCGACACCCTGCTGCAGCCGGTCAGCACCGACCCGGTGCGCGCGCGCTACCAGTTCCGCGACCAGCAGGCTCCGCGCGAGACCTTCAACGAACGCGAGGTCGCCATCCTGCGCCTGCTGGCCGGCGGCTACTCCAACAAGGAGATCGCCCGCACCCTGTTCCTGGCCGAAGGCACGGTGAAGAACTACGTCTCCACCATCCTGGAAAAGCTAGGCACCCGCGACCGCACCCGGGCGGTGTTGAAGGCGATTACGTTGCGGGTGATTTGATTGCCTGGAATCGGGAATCGGGAATCGGGAATCGGGAATCGGGAATCGGGAATCGGGGAATCCTAAGCCCCTCTCCCTGCGGGAGAGGGGTTGGGGAGAGGGTAAGGGGCGAAGCCGCCCAGCGATGGATCACACCAGGCTTCGCCCGTACCCTCATCCGCCCTTACGGGCACCTTCTCCCGAGGGGAGAAGGTAAGCATCAAGTCCCTCTCCTGCGGGGCGAGAAGGCACCGCTTGCGCGCCACTGGCGCGCGTGCCTTGGAGCGCCCGCGCTGCTGGCGCGGGCTGGGGCGCGGGCTGGGGCGCGGAGCGGGGGTTGGGGTGAGGGACGGGGCGAAGCCACTCGGGACACCCGTAGGTCACCGAATGCGACTGAGCTATATAGTTGTTTTATATGAAATTTAAAGCGTCAATCAGCCTCAGGCAGCAACCGTAAGGTTGCCGTCAGGTCAGGCGGGACGCCAAGCATGAAGGTCGTCCGGCGGCCACCCCAGCCGCTCGGGGACGCGCCGCGCTCCGGTCTGCTGCGGAGTCCGTCATGCGCCTGGTCCGATATCTCCTCCTGCTGATTGTTGTGCTGTCCACCACGGCTTGGGCTGCGCCGACTCAGGCCGAACTGCCTGGCGCCTGGAGCCACGCAGCGCTCTCGCTGGGAGCGTTATCCGCCCAGCATTTGCAGATGCGCCTTGGCTGCGATCCTGCGCAGTGCCCAACTGCAGACCCTGCCAGTGACGGGCTTGCTTCTCAGACAGACAGGACCGCTTGCCTGCCTTTGCAGATGTGTCTGGGTGCACGTGCGCGTGGCAACGGACCCACCTGACGCACCGAATTTGCCACATCAGTCCGCAGTATTTTTGGACAAAGCAACCCGCAGGCTGGCGGCGGTGCGCCCTACATTGCCAGCTACCACACCGATCCGTGCCGCATCGGTCGTCTACCAGACCGGCCCTGGAAGCTGCCACAGTCGAGTAATTGGGCAACACGTCTGGCAGACTCAGTCAATCCAGGACAGTCGCCGCTAAGTCGCCATAAAGGAGGCGGCCTCAAGCGCTGCATATCAACAGGCCAGGGCAGACATCCGTGTCGACAACACGCCAAGCAAGCAACTCTACTCGCCGTCATGAGGGAGGAGCAGGGAACTGCTTTGCATGCATCAAGCTGCACGAGCAGGAGCTGCAACCCTCTGTCTGGCGCAGAGCGCCAGACAGAGGGTGATATCGCAGGCACCCACGCACAGACTCAGCGCGGCGAGATCTTCGGGACATTGCCCACCTGCGGATCGCAGCTGAACATGATTCCCTTGTCGGTGTCTTCCACCACGAACGACAACAAGATCAAGGTTTCGACCAGGTTGTTATTGATGACAAGTGCGCTTCGGCCATCTTTGGCAATCTCGATGGGCTGCTGGATTTGCTCCTTGGAATCCGTGGTCAGCACGGCCCGGATGATGAAATTGTCCCGGACCTCCGGAGCGAAGGTATAGAGCATCTTCAGTGGGCTCTGACCTTTGTACGCAAGGGCCAGATCAGGAGAAAAGCTATAGAAATATTTACTGCCTCCGGTGTTACCGCCAAAGCCGACGTCTGCAACGGTTAGCTCAATAGGAGAGAGTTTGTGCTCGGTCATAACGTGTCAGATTCCTTTGTTTGACAGCGGGGTATAGAGGGAGATGAACTCCGGGTGGCGGTAGCCCGCTTGATACAGCCATCCGAGCTGTTGCGCGACGGTAGCGCGCCGGCCAAGGTGTACCTGGGCGCGAATCCATGGGTCCAGCAATTCCTTGTCGCGACTATTGGCCACGTCCGTGCCCAGCACAAGAAGTGCACGCTGCCAGGCTTGGCGCGCGCTGTCGGGCCGACCCGACATGGCGAGCTGTTCGCCATGCCAGATCAGCGCTTCGGCCAGGGTCGATACGCCCAGCAGGTCACGGGGATTGGCGCGATGCAGCGTCTCCAGCTGCGCGACAATGGCTGCCGCCTCCGGCTCGGCCGTGGCGGTGCCAGCACCGCGCAGGCGGCTGGACTTGAGTGCAATGATGGCAGCTTGCCATTGCCATTCCGGCAATGGCTGCGTTTGCTGCAAGAGCTCACGCATCGCCTGCTGTGCCTGGCTGAGCTGTTGTTGGGCCTTGGCATGCTGTCCATCGAGACCGGCAACCCAACCCACCTGCGCATGGGCATGGGCCAGATCGCGGCGCCATGGCTGGTTTTCCGGTTGCGATGCAACAAGTTTGCCCAGCATATCGACGCTGTCCTGCGCGTCCTGGAGCGCCAGAGTCAGGCGGCCTTGCGCCAGTGCAAGATTCGAGGTGCGCAGCAGCGAGACGGCCAATTGCCGCTGCCATGCAGTTGCGTCTGGTTCGTCGGATACCAAACGGCGCAACATCGCAACCTGGTCGCGGTAACCGCGCTCGGCAGGCGCCAGCAAGCCCTGGTTTTCCTGTGCGGTGCTCAAACCAGACAGGCTGTCGATCAACTGATAGCGCAACGACGTGTCATCCGGCGTGCGCACCATCAGCGCACGCTTGAGCGTGATGTCGCGTTCAAAGAATCCGATCGCGGTCTTGGTATCGCCCCGCGCCACAGCGAGTGTGCCGAGATTGTTAAGCGAGTAAGACAATTCCAGCTGCCAGCGTGCGTCATCGGGCGCATTGCGCACCAGCCACTCGCTGGCTGCCAGATACTGCATCCAATACGTCTGTGCCAGCGAAAATTCGTTGTTGCGATAGGCCATGTTCCCTAGCCAAAACGCGGCCTGCCCTATCTCCAGGCGCACCGCCGGTGCATCGGGCACACGCCGATATGCCTGTTCGGCCGTGGCGGCCGCGCGCTTGAATGCGGCCTGCGCCTCGTTCGACTTGCCCTGATTCATCAACACTTCGCCGGTGGTGCGCAGGGCTCGGGCATGGTTGATCAAATCGCCGAGTTGCATGCTCGCATTCGGCAGCCCCTCCAGATACCGCAGCGAGCGGCTGCCCACGCTGTCGAGCAGCTTGAGGTTGCCCACCGTGCGCAACTGCTCGGCCAGGTCGCCCAGCATGTAGCTCACCAGCTGCTGCGCCTGGTCGCGGCGCTGCTCTGCCACCTGCTGCGCCTGGCGCGCCTGCCAACCCAGCAGCAGCGAGGCGCTGGCCAGCACCACCAGCAAGCCGGCAGCGGCGGCATATAGGCCGCGCCGGCGCTGCTGGGAGCGCTCGCAGGCACGCAGGAACGCCAGTTCCGATGGGTCCAGATCCTGCGGCCTGCGCCGCGCCGCTTCGCGCGCTTCGCTCAGCGGGCGCCCGCTGTTGAGCAGGTGATCGCTGCGCCGGCCTTCGGCTGCCCAGCGCTGCGCGGCCAGTTGCAGCCGCTTGCGCGCCTGCAGCAGGCGGCGGTTTTCGTGGATCCACTCGGCTGCGCGCGGCCATTGCCGCAGCAGCGCTTCGTGCGCCACCACGAAGCCCGGTTCGCCGGCCACCAGCTCGCTGACGAACAGGCGCGCCTGCACGAAGGCATCCACCAGCGTGCGCGCCGCGCTGGCATCGGGCAGCGCCGACCACAGCGCACGCTGCGCGGTCACCGCGTCGCTGTCGGGGTGGATCACGCTCAGCAGTGTCAGGACCTGGCCCAAGGCGGCCTGCGCACCAGCCGGCAATGCGCCGAAGGTGCGTTCGGCGTGATGCGCGAGTGCCCCTTCCAGCCCGCCCAGGGCGCGGTAGGCCGCGAAGGTCAGCAGGCCGTCGTCGCTGCGTTGCGCATGCAGCGCATGCAGCAGGTGTTGCAGCAACGGCAAGGCATCGGGCTGGCGCGCGGTGGCATCGCGCAGCACATCGTCCAGATGGCTGGCGCTGTCGCGCTCCTGCTCGAAGCGCAGCCCCGCCATGGCAGCGGGCACGCGGATGATCTGGCCGATCTCGCCATCGCGCGGCGGCAGCAGGTCCGCATGCCCATCGCCGCGTTTGAGTTCCACGATCTCCGGCACCGCATCGATCAGGCGCGGGTAGAAGTCGCTGCGCGTCAGCATCAGCACCGCCACCTGCGCGCTACCGCACAAGGCCTGCAATGCCGCCGCCAGCGC
The window above is part of the Xanthomonas campestris pv. badrii genome. Proteins encoded here:
- a CDS encoding sensor histidine kinase gives rise to the protein MPVCPAPVRPTGAAGHRSHLPEVTFCVRPIAGQRRGGQHRRMKHVLRELIQPLSLAGLMAIAAVALSFNAIPSAHGGWRWVALAGFTVLFLLHDLLPRQYVVRNVSLLLQAALALGLTALQPRAGTSPVLLVMLVAQLAMVWPPLRVVAMALAMNAIMYALFVRAGFDNALLSIVVYASFQAFAALTAYYARSAERARDALAYVNADLLATRALLADSARDAERLRLARELHDVAGHKLTAMRINLRLLVADSAMAGRDDIRVVEQLSAELLSDIRNVVQSLRDDQGLDLQTALRALAAPFPRPTLRLQIDADVRVTDARVAELLLRLVQEALTNAVRHADATEVAVHLQCQDAQLRVDIHDDGHRAERIREGNGITGMRERLAALHGQLQLERTAQGGMHLIATLPR
- a CDS encoding response regulator transcription factor — encoded protein: MSPLRIALADDQVLVRAGLRALLQQQGVEVVCEADDGEGLLDALGTTTVDVVLSDIRMPGIDGIQALEQLRARGDRTPVLLLTTFDDGDLLLRATDAGAQGFLLKDAAPEDLRDAIARVAAGDTLLQPVSTDPVRARYQFRDQQAPRETFNEREVAILRLLAGGYSNKEIARTLFLAEGTVKNYVSTILEKLGTRDRTRAVLKAITLRVI
- a CDS encoding winged helix-turn-helix domain-containing protein, yielding MSLRSERVTQLGSVPRFRLGAVLVEPERLLLIDDGQTIALEPRMMEVLIALAERAGEVVSAEQLLIEVWHGSFYGDNPVHKTIAQLRRKLGDDSRQPRFIETIRKRGYRLLPKVVFPEDYRGAVLGTQTWSHGSPYVGLQAFDPAHAQVFFGRSHAIAQVAAALRAQLHSQRGLVLISGASGCGKTSLLRAGVVPLLTQPGGLDGLEALAVAYCNLAQCRGGDMLGTLARALGEWAPGQRAVFSPAQMALLPDWLQRPAPLHAAIAEAMRHAAPPREGAAAQRHLLLVIDHAEAMVATPGITDADRTALAAALQALCGSAQVAVLMLTRSDFYPRLIDAVPEIVELKRGDGHADLLPPRDGEIGQIIRVPAAMAGLRFEQERDSASHLDDVLRDATARQPDALPLLQHLLHALHAQRSDDGLLTFAAYRALGGLEGALAHHAERTFGALPAGAQAALGQVLTLLSVIHPDSDAVTAQRALWSALPDASAARTLVDAFVQARLFVSELVAGEPGFVVAHEALLRQWPRAAEWIHENRRLLQARKRLQLAAQRWAAEGRRSDHLLNSGRPLSEAREAARRRPQDLDPSELAFLRACERSQQRRRGLYAAAAGLLVVLASASLLLGWQARQAQQVAEQRRDQAQQLVSYMLGDLAEQLRTVGNLKLLDSVGSRSLRYLEGLPNASMQLGDLINHARALRTTGEVLMNQGKSNEAQAAFKRAAATAEQAYRRVPDAPAVRLEIGQAAFWLGNMAYRNNEFSLAQTYWMQYLAASEWLVRNAPDDARWQLELSYSLNNLGTLAVARGDTKTAIGFFERDITLKRALMVRTPDDTSLRYQLIDSLSGLSTAQENQGLLAPAERGYRDQVAMLRRLVSDEPDATAWQRQLAVSLLRTSNLALAQGRLTLALQDAQDSVDMLGKLVASQPENQPWRRDLAHAHAQVGWVAGLDGQHAKAQQQLSQAQQAMRELLQQTQPLPEWQWQAAIIALKSSRLRGAGTATAEPEAAAIVAQLETLHRANPRDLLGVSTLAEALIWHGEQLAMSGRPDSARQAWQRALLVLGTDVANSRDKELLDPWIRAQVHLGRRATVAQQLGWLYQAGYRHPEFISLYTPLSNKGI